One genomic region from Pecten maximus chromosome 5, xPecMax1.1, whole genome shotgun sequence encodes:
- the LOC117327162 gene encoding ubiquitin carboxyl-terminal hydrolase 2-like translates to MASGPLHCDFCKMDAGTDPVLVEACRHIHCRYCKRGMTMKSKIHGSRLTNCYKCLICHRYGKLLNIDSVKNNEQVLPSILNAHHRRYEHEAVLSKQGPDVHDQYSQRYEIRGLKNSKLTCAINAVVQVLAQTPGFFEDVHDYCSKSKQKYLASTLLEVIVDVNGALGQSSTEALQAEVIRRGDDFSFWKQHDCHSFLLCLIEALREDLGKDSMELFTGQIKNRFECAKCMQKECSELQDFTSLCIPVTEKSVDNGIQLLFRKERLADSNMLCRSCSKGQKSGAGKLYIKELLLERAPSIFILQLARFKEVRTSNGLVKLEKLQTLVPYNKKIQLHTGEKSLVTYKLYAIISHLGTIEGGHYVSYVQTLKGQRDLATPTHRDNDTRGHARDRSSTWYHCTDSIVTRVSPDNGYPICSDAYLLFYHKMERSC, encoded by the exons ATGGCGTCCGGACCGCTGCACTGTGATTTCTGTAAAATGGACGCAGGGACA GATCCAGTTCTGGTTGAAGCATGTCGTCACATACACTGCCGATACTGTAAGAGAGGAATGACAATGAAGAGTAAAATTCACGGAAGCAGGCTAACAAACTGCTACAAATGTTTAATATGTCATAGATATGGCAAACTGCTCAACATA GATAGTGTTAAAAACAACGAGCAGGTCCTGCCAAGTATCCTAAACG CACATCACCGTCGGTATGAACACGAAGCTGTACTTTCAAAACAAGGACCTGACGTTCATGATCAGTACAGCCAAAGATATGAAATAAGG GGGCtaaaaaactcaaaattgacATGCGCCATCAACGCTGTTGTACAG GTGTTAGCACAAACGCCAGGATTTTTTGAGGATGTGCATGACTATTGCAGTAAG aGTAAACAAAAGTATCTGGCAAGCACACTTTTAGAAGTCATTGTAGATGTAAATGGTGCACTGGGTCAAAGTAGTACAGAAGCATTGCAAGCTGAAGTCATCAGACG TGGGGATGACTTTTCCTTCTGGAAACAGCACGACTGCCATTCCTTTCTGTTGTGTCTGATTGAAGCTTTGAGAGAAGACCTGGGAAAAG aCAGTATGGAGTTATTCACGGGACAGATAAAGAATCGATTTGAATGCGCAAAATGTATGCAA AAAGAGTGTTCCGAACTTCAGGACTTCACATCGTTATGTATTCCTGTCACTGAG AAATCTGTGGATAATGGTATACAGCTCCTTTTCCGAAAGGAAAGGTTGGCAGATTCCAATATGTTGTGTCGATCGTGTAGTAAAG GTCAGAAATCAGGGGCTGGAAAATTGTATATCAAAGAGTTACTGCTTGAGAGAGCTCCCAGCATTTTTATCCTTCAACTGGCAAGATTTAAAGAG gtGAGAACAAGTAATGGACTCGTGAAATTAGAAAAACTACAAACCTTGGTTCCATACAACAAGAAAATACAGCTCCATACA gGCGAAAAATCCTTAGTTACATACAAGTTATACGCCATTATTTCCCATCTAGGGACTATCGAAGGTGGTCATTATGTGTCATATGTACAGACACTGAAAGGTCAGCGTGACCTTGCTACCCCAACCCACAGAGACAACGACACACGTGGTCATGCACGTGACCGTTCAAGTACATGGTACCATTGCACAGATTCTATTGTCACGCGAGTGAGTCCAGACAATGGGTATCCCATTTGCTCCGACGcgtatctattgttttatcacAAAATGGAACGTTCATGCTAA
- the LOC117327160 gene encoding uncharacterized protein LOC117327160, which translates to MDGNDQNPGRGDILDVHTGTQRHFLITEVSGFTTSTEASILETETDAEAVTESVTETKGDEDIQSASATQNDPTQRKTPNEGLVVKPDSVNENLNTEKDEDNANTENIKLSDNTVPNVTPSPPVKERSKLALELDRLQAEDDIREERAKRKFKRDVRRTKRAMDKAQREKGVELYPDINKTKAAIKKVQTDEEKFALTKERAKLDEETDKLKHEIDDRFGILLREKRPDITSLAENVFSRTRGDSEFPSHITRVLTRSEIEDLRLVFGMFDVKGKGYINDKDIKRIVKMLGFRASAKVFDGMIRELAGDTGHVTFVNFLEFIIKSQGDGPDPFYEIKQAFELLDEGEKGYVTFEDLREAVDDNKLTFSNQMLKEMLQEADKSGDGKLTLQEYTQIMLHTSRFKFA; encoded by the exons ATGGACGGGAATGACCAAAACCCCGGTCGAGGAGACATTCTAGACGTGCATACGGGTACCCAGAGACACTTCTTAATAACAGAGGTCAGTGGTTTCACGACCTCGACCGAAGCCAGCATCTTAGAGACAGAAACGGATGCTGAGGCTGTGACAGAGTCGGTTACTGAAACGAAAGGCGATGAAGATATTCAGTCAGCGTCCGCAACCCAAAACGATCCTACACAAAGAAAAACACCAAATGAAGGGTTGGTCGTGAAGCCGGATTCTGTAAATGAAAATTTGAACACAGAAAAAGATGAGGATAATGCTAATACAGAGAACATTAAGTTGAGTGATAATACTGTTCCAAATGTAACGCCGTCTCCTCCAGTGAAAGAACGCAGTAAGTTGGCCTTGGAACTGGACAGGCTTCAGGCAGAGGATGACATACGAGAGGAACGCGCCAAGAGGAAGTTTAAAAGGGACGTCAGGAGAACAAAGCGTGCTATGGACAAAGCTCAGAGAGAAAAGGGCGTTGAACTCTACCCTGACATCAACAAAACCAAGGCTGCCATAAAAAAGGTTCAAACAGACGAGGAAAAATTTGCTTTAACAAAAGAGCGAGCTAAGTTAGATGAGGAAACAGACAAATTGAAACACGAAATAGACGATAGGTTTGGTATTCTCTTGAGAGAGAAGCGACCCGACATTACATCTCTGGCAGAAAACGTGTTTTCTAGGACTCGTGGAGATTCCGAATTTCCTAGTCATATAACACGGGTGCTCACAAGATCGGAGATCGAAGATCTACGGCTGGTGTTCGGCATGTTCGATGTGAAAGGGAAAGG gtacataAATGACAAGGACATCAAGAGGATTGTGAAGATGCTTGGATTCCGTGCTTCTGCCAAGGTGTTTGATGGCATGATCA GAGAGCTTGCTGGTGATACTGGCCATGTGACATTTGTCAATTTCCTAGAATTTATCATAAAGAGTCAGGGAGATGGACCAGACCCCTTTTATGAAATCAAACAG GCCTTTGAGCTGCTGGACGAGGGTGAAAAGGGTTACGTGACATTTGAGGATTTACGCGAGGCTGTAGATGACAATAAACTGACATTTTCTAATCAGATGTTGAAGGAAATGTTGCAAGAAGCGGACAAATCTGGGGATGGAAAATTAACGTTACAGGAATACACCCAGATCATGTTACATACAAGTCGATTCAAGTTTGCTTGA